In Apium graveolens cultivar Ventura chromosome 10, ASM990537v1, whole genome shotgun sequence, the following are encoded in one genomic region:
- the LOC141689029 gene encoding uncharacterized protein LOC141689029, which translates to MMKFTDMFCFEGLLICPETFSLLLHKFCIYHISPPGHKLGAVIMSTNDPVLAVMTWQIRLLRFLIFLVAKQDATLSSESENNDVQEQIRIARALLNYCQTDCQILVDIVLDYRLCTCFLDYVELMVIM; encoded by the exons ATGATGAAATTCACGG ATATGTTCTGTTTTGAAGGGCTGTTAATATGTCCAGAAACATTTTCGTTGCTACTCCATAAATTTTGCATTTATCACATTAGTCCTCCTGGGCATAAG TTGGGAGCTGTTATTATGAGCACTAATGACCCTGTGTTAGCTGTGATGACTTGGCAGATCAGGTTGCTGAGATTCTTGATTTTTTTGg TGGCTAAACAGGATGCTACTTTATCCTCTGAATCAGAAAATAATGATGTGCAGGAACAGATCAGAATAGCTCGTGCCTTGCTAAATTATTGTCAAACTGATTGTCAAATTTTAGTTGATATCGTCCTAGATTATAGACTATGTACCTGTTTTTTGGATTATGTGGAGTTGATGGTAATTATGTGA